The Pseudomonas entomophila genome segment TCCGGGGTGGACATGATGCCGGGCAAAAGGTCGATGCGACCCGTGCGGGCCTGCGCGAGCACCTCGGTCCAGCTGCTGGGCTCGATGGGCTTGAGCTTGATGTCAAGGCGATCCTGGATCAAGGCGATGTAATCGGCGGCCAATCCCTGGTAGCGGCCTTCCTGGTCGCGAAATTCGAAGGGCGGCCATGAAGCGTCGACGCCCAGGCGCAGCTGCGGGTGTGCGCTGAGCCAGGCTTGTTCCTCGTCAGTCAGGGTGAGGGCGCCGGCCGTTGTGTTCCAGGCGATCAGGAGCAGCAACAGTAGGGCCGGCATCAAGGGCATAGCGGCCTCTCGATCAGGGGGTCTGAATCGAGTGTAGACGGGCATCCGGGCAGCGGCGTGGCGCTGTTCACGACCATTTGTCACATAAGAAAAACCCCGGCCTGGGCCGGGGTTCGTCTTTACTCGTCGAGGAAGGAGCGCAGATGCTCGCTTCGCGTCGGGTGGCGCAGCTTGCGCAGCGCCTTGGCTTCGATCTGGCGGATCCGCTCGCGGGTCACGTCGAACTGTTTGCCGACTTCTTCAAGCGTATGGTCGGTGTTCATGTCGATGCCGAAACGCATGCGCAGCACCTTGGCTTCGCGCGCGGTCAGGCCCGAGAGCACGTCGCGGGTCGCTTCCTTGAGGCTTTCGACCGTGGCCACGTCGATCGGGGACTGCATGGTGGAGTCCTCGATGAAATCGCCCAGATGCGAGTCTTCGTCGTCACCGATCGGCGTTTCCATGGAGATCGGCTCCTTGGCGATCTTCAGCACCTTGCGGATCTTGTCCTCAGGCATCTCCATGCGCTCGCCGAGCTCTTCCGGGGTCGGTTCACGGCCCATTTCCTGCAGCATCTGGCGGGAAATACGGTTGAGCTTGTTGATCGTCTCGATCATGTGCACCGGAATACGGATGGTGCGCGCCTGGTCGGCGATCGAGCGGGTGATCGCCTGGCGGATCCACCAGGTGGCGTAGGTCGAGAACTTGTAGCCGCGACGGTATTCGAACTTGTCCACCGCCTTCATCAGGCCGATGTTGCCTTCCTGGATCAGGTCGAGGAACTGCAGGCCACGGTTGGTGTACTTCTTCGCAATGGAGATCACCAGACGCAGGTTCGCCTCGACCATTTCCTTCTTGGCGCGGCGGGCCTTGGCCTCGCCGATGGACATGCGACGGTTGATTTCCTTGATTTCGGCGACGGTCAGGCCAGTCTCGGTCTCGAGGTCGATCAGCTTTTGCTGGCAGGCGACGATCGCGGCGTCTTTCTCACCCAGGGCGGCAGCCCATTTGGTGTTGCGCTTGGCCAGGTCACCGGACCAGGTCTGGTCGGTCTCGTTGCTCGGGAACAGGCGCAGGAAGTCGGCACGCGGCATGCGGGCGTCACGCACGCACAGCTGCATGATGGCGCGTTCTTGCTGGCGCAGGCGGTCGAGGGCGCTGCGGACGCGCTCAACCAGTGCGTCGAACTGCTTGGGCACCAGCTTGATCGGCATGAACAGATCAGCCAGCGCCTGCATGGCGCCAATGCTCTCGGCGTGAGTGCGACCGTGCTTCTTCAGCACCTTGAGGGTGATGACCAGCTGATCGTTGACGGCACCGAAACGTTGTGCGGCAACGACGGGGTCCGGACCGCTTTCGGCCTCTTCCTCGTCATCACTTTCGGTATTTTCGTCGTCTTCGTCTTCTTCTTCTTTCGCGGCAGCGGCCTTGGCACCTGGAATTGGTACTTCTTCGGTCGGCGCGGCGATGTTGTCGTCAGGGTCGATGTAACCGCTGAGGACGTCGGACAGGCGGCCGCCTTCGGCGGTGACGCGGTCGTATTCGCTGATGATGTAGTCGACGGTGCCCGGGAAGTGAGCGATGGCGCCCATGACTTCACGGATGCCTTCCTCGATGCGCTTGGCGATTTCGATCTCGCCTTCGCGGGTCAGCAGCTCGACGGTACCCATTTCACGCATGTACATGCGCACCGGGTCGGTCGTGCGGCCGATATCGGTCTCAACGGCCGCCAACGCTGCGGCGGCCTCTTCGGCTGCGGCTTCGTCGGTGTCGGCTTCCGCCAACAACAGGGCATCCGCATCCGGAGCACTCTCGAATACGTTGATCCCCATGTCGTTGATCATGCGGATGATGTCTTCCACCTGCTCCGGATCTGAAATATCCTCTGGCAGGTGGTCGTTGACCTCCGCGTAAGTCAGGTAGCCCTGCTCACGACCGCGGGTGATCAACTCTTTGATACGAGATTGCTGTTGCGCTTTTCCGGACATAACACCCTATCCACTGAAGGTCTTGGCGGGCAAAAAACAAGCCGAGGATTATACCCGAGCATGGACCTCACGCGCCAGATGAGGTCGGGTTTTGTGCGGGAACATTGCGGCGGAGCAAGTCGCGAAGCTTGGAAGTTTCGTCCTCGTCCAAGCCGGTTAGACGTGATTTGCTGATCAAATGTTCCAGGCTGCGCTCGCGCTGGCGAGCGGACAAACTAGTTATAGTGTCGAAAAACTGTTGTTCAAGGTTGTCGGCATCGATCAACCATTCCTTTTCCGCCAGGGCCCGCAGCAGGCGGCCTTGCTCGGTCCCGTGCCAGCGTGCGATCAGCTGCATTGAGCTTAGCTTAGGATTCTTCTGCGCGGCTTCGATCAGGGCTACCAGCAGCTGGCTGTACAGCTGTTTCTCGTCGGCGAAGTGGCCGGCGTCCTCGACCTTGCCGGCCAGCAGCGGGTGATGCAACAGGGTGCGCAAAGCTGACAATGTGGGTGGCTCCACCGGTGCTGGCACCCGTGGTGGCGCTTCGCGTTGGCCATCGCGCTGCCAGGGCTTGCCGCCTTTCTTGTCCCAAGGCTTGCCATCCCATTGTTTCTTGCCGCCGCCCTTGTTCGGCGTCCACGGGCGCTGCTCCTGTTGTGCCGGCGCGTAGTCGGGCTGTGGCAGGTCGCCGAAGTCCGGTGTATAGCTGGCCATGGCGTCGTAGTCGTAGCCGGGGTCATAGTCCGGCACGCTGGGGGTGGGCGCGTTCTGGGCCAGTTGCTCCATCTGCTGCGGATCGAGCCCGGTGATTTCCTTCAGGCGATTGCGCATCAGCTGGCGCAGGTTGGCGCCGGGCACTTGCTCGATCAGCGGTGTGGCCAGCGTGGCCATGTGCGCCTTGCCTTCCAGTGAGCGGGGATCTGCCTCGTTGCTCAGCTGTTCGAAGAAGTAGTCGGCCAGTGACTGGGCGTGCTGGTTGATGCGGGCCTGGAAGGCGTCGGTGCCCTCGGCGCGGACCAGGCTGTCCGGGTCCTCGCCTTCGGGCAGGAACAGGAAGCGCGCGCGGCGGCCATCCTGCAGGCTCGACAGGGTCGATTCCAGCGCGCGCCAGGCGGCCTTGCGGCCGGCCTGGTCGCCATCGAAGCAGAACAGCACGCTGGGCACCACACGGAACAGGCGCTTGAGATGTTCCTCGCTGGTGGCCGTGCCGAGCGTGGCCACCGCATTGCGCAGGCCTTGCTGGGCGAGGGCGATTACGTCCATGTAGCCCTCGACCACGATGATCTCGTCGAGGTTGCGGTTGTGCTTGCGTGCCTCAAACAGGCCGTACAGTTCCTGGCCTTTGTGGAACACCGGGGTTTCCGGGGAGTTCAGGTACTTGGGCTTGTCGTCGCCCAGAACCCGGCCGCCAAAGGCGATCACCCGGCCGCGACTGTCGCGGATGGGGAACATCACTCGGTCACGGAAGCGGTCGTAGCGCTTGCCGCTTTCGGCGTTCTCGATCAGCAGGCCTGCGTCGATCATCACCTTTTGCTGCAGGGTGTCAGCACCCAGGTGCTTGAGCAGATTGTCCCAGCCAGGCGGGGCGAAGCCCAGGCCAAAGTCGCGGGCGATCTCGCCGGACAGGCCGCGACCTATCAGGTACTCCACTGCCGCCTTGCGGGTGGGGTGGTTGCGCAAGGCTTGGCGATAAAACTCAGCGGCGGCCTCAAGCAGCGGGTACAGCGGCGAATCGGTTGGCTGGCGGGGCTTCTGTCCGCGGCGGCCTTCCTCGCGTGGTACCTCCACGCCTGCTGCGCGGGCCAGTTCCTCGACCGCCTGGGGGAAGTCCAGGTTGTCGTGGTCCATGACGAAGCCGAGCGCGTTGCCGCCGGCACCACAGCCGAAGCAGTAGTAGAACTGCTTGTCGGGGCTGACGGTGAAGGAAGGGCTTTTTTCCTTGTGGAACGGGCAGCAGGCGGAGAGATTCTTGCCGGTCTTCTTCAGCTGGACACGCGAACTCACCACATCGACGATGTCGGTACGGTTGAGAAGGTCATCGATGAAGCTCTGGGGAATCAGCCCGGCCATGGCAGCCTCGTCATCTGGCAACTGGCAAGTCTAAACGCTTGTGCGCGGGTTTGGCGTGGGGTGTCGCAGAAGAGGTGTTGTGCTCGTCACCAGCCCGGAAAGGGCTCGTCAGAGAGGACGTGCACGCCTGGCCAAAGACCAGTTCTGACGTGTTGAGGCAGGTTGCCCATGGCTTGTGCCAGGGCGCCCAAGGCGCATGGCCAAGGGTTTGAAACGACCGCTGCCATCAGCCCGGCACGAGGCCGGGCGGGGCAGAAGCTTTGCGTAGAACGCCTGTATTAGTACAGACGAACGGCGCGGCGCTGTTCGCGCTGGACCTTCTTGGCGTGACGCTTAACAGCGGCAGCGGCTTTGCGCTTACGCTCTGCGGTCGGCTTCTCGTAAAACTCGCGGCTACGAACTTCAGCCAGTACACCGGCTTTTTCGCAGGAGCGCTTGAAACGACGCAGAGCTACGTCGAAGGGTTCGTTCTCTTTAACTTTGACGGCTGGCATCCAGGGCTACCTTAATTCATTACCGGGGTAGACGTGCTCCTGGCAAAACATAAGGTGTGCTGGAGAACGTCGGTTTTCAAGGGTTGCGGATGTTAACCCTTAGCTGGCAGGAATGCAAAGCCTCTGATCGAAAACCGCTGGTCGGCACAAGGTGCGGGGACTATCATGCGCGCCTTCGAATTCAGCCTCCACAAGGCACGGACCCATGCTAGTACTGGGATTGGAAACATCCTGCGACGAAACTGGCGTCGCATTATACGACAGTGAACGCGGCCTGCTGGCCGACGCGCTGTTCAGCCAGATCGACTTGCACCGCGTCTATGGCGGTGTAGTCCCCGAGCTCGCCTCGCGCGATCACGTCAAGCGCATGTTGCCGCTGATCCGCCAGGTGCTGCAAGAGGCAGGTTGCGTCGCCACTGAGATCGACGCCATCGCCTACACCGCAGGTCCTGGCCTGGTCGGCGCGTTGCTGGTGGGTGCATCTTGCGCCCAGGCGCTGGCGTTCGCCTGGGATATTCCGGCGATCGGCGTACACCATATGGAAGGCCATCTGTTGGCGCCGATGCTCGAGGAGCAACCACCGGAATTTCCGTTCGTCGCTTTGTTGGTTTCGGGTGGCCATACGCAGTTGGTACGGGTTGATGGCATCGGCCGATACGAGCTACTGGGCGAGAGCCTGGATGACGCCGCCGGCGAAGCCTTCGACAAGACCGCCAAGCTGATCGGCCTCAACTACCCAGGTGGCCCGGAGATCGCGCGCCTGGCTGAGCAGGGAACGCCGGGGCGTTTTGTGTTCCCACGGCCGATGACCGATCGCCCTGGCCTGCAATTCAGTTTCAGCGGCCTGAAGACTTTCGCTCTGAACACCTGGCAACAATGCCGCGATGCCGGGGACGACAACGAGCAAACCCGTTGCGACGTGTCACTGGCGTTCCAGCAGGCGGTGGTGGAAACTCTGACCATCAAGTGCAAGCGCGCCCTCAAGCAGACCGGCCTCAAGCGTCTGGTCATCGCCGGTGGCGTGAGCGCTAACAAAGCCTTGCGCGCGTCTCTCGAGGATATGCTGGCCAGCATCAAGGGCAACGTCTATTACGCGCGCCCGCGCTTCTGTACCGACAACGGCGCGATGATTGCCTATGCAGGTTGCCAGCGTCTTCTGGCCGGTCAGCAGCAGGACCTGGCGATCAGTGTCCAGGCACGCTGGCCGATGGAACAGTTGCCTCCCGTGTGAGATGGGGCCGGAAGGCGGGCGTCAGAAGTGGCGTTCGCGCCCGGCGAACAGGTCGCGCAGGTTGCTGCGGTGTCGCCATACGATCAACAGCGTGAGCACCGTCATTGGCAGCAAGGCCTCGGGCTCGCGCCAGGCCAGCAATGGCAGGGTGAGTGGCGTGGCGATCAGGGCGGCCAGCGAGCTGGTGCGGGTCAGGTAGAAGGTCAGCAGCCAGGCGCCGATGGCCAGCAGTGCTGCCGGGAAGTAAAGGGCCATGAGCATGCCGGCCGCGGTGGCGACGCCCTTGCCACCCTGGAAGCGGAAGTAGATCGGGAACAGGTGGCCGAGCACCGCGCAGATGCCCACCCAGGCCTGCTCCTGCGGATCCAGGCCGACCTGGCGAGCCAACAGCACGGGCAACATGCCCTTGCACAGGTCGCCCAGCAGCGTCAGGATCGCCAGCTTGCGCCCTGCCAGGCGTAGCATGTTGGTTGCGCCGGCGTTGCCCGAACCACTGGAGCGCGGGTCCGGGCTGCCCGTGAGGCGGCTTAGGACGATGGCGAAGGACAGAGAGCCGAGCAGGTAGGCAAGCAGCGCCAGTGACCAAAACATGCTAACTATTCCGGGCGAGGACGCCCTGATTCTAACGGCGCCCGTCGCCCTTGTCGTGCTGTGGAGAGAAGTGCTTGGACAGAGTGTTCATCGAAGGCCTGGAAGTCGATACCGTCATCGGCGCCTATGACTGGGAACGGGATATTCGCCAGTGTCTGCGCCTGGACCTGAGTTTCGCCTGGGACAATCGACCGGCCGCTGCGGGCGACGACCTGTCGCTGGCCCTGGACTACGCCAGTGTTTCGTCGCGCATTCAGGCCTTTGCCGAGCAGGCACGCTTCGAGCTGGTCGAGACCTTCGCTGAGCGGCTGGTGGCGGTGCTGATGGAGGAGTTCAAGATCCCCTGGGTGCGCCTGAAGCTGACCAAGCCGGGTGCGGTACCAGCAGCCCGTGGCGGTGTTGGCGTGGAGATCGAGCGCGGATGTCTCTGAGCACGGTTTACCTGGGGTTGGGCAGTAACATCGACCGCGAGCGGCACTTGTGCGCGGGGCTCGATGCGTTGGCGGGCATTCTCAGTGGCATGCACTGTTCAGCGGTGTTCGAGAGCCAGGCCGTAGGCATCAAGAGCGGGCCCTTCTACAACCTGGTGGTGCGCGGGCAGACCGAGCTACCGCTACTGGAGCTCGATCGCCGCCTGAAGCTCATCGAGGCGGACAATGGCCGCTATGCACCGGACCGCAAGGGCCTGCCGCTGGATATCGATGTATTGATGTACGACGACCTGCACGGCACGTTCAACGGGCTTGTGCTACCGCGGGCGGAGATCCTGAAGAACGCCTTCGTGCTGTGGCCGTTGTCGTTGCTGGCGCCGGAGCTGGTGCACCCGGGCGAGGGCAAGCCCATGGGGCAGTTGTGGCATGAGGCACGCATCGAGCAGGTGCTGGCGCCAGTGCCGTTCGAATGGCGGGGCCTGCAACTGACCCGGATTTGAGCGGGAGGGGTTCGCCGGCAAGCCGGCGAACAGGTAGCACAGTCAACGCGCTTTGTACGCCCGCAGTGCGCTCAGTCGCTCAGTCTTGAGCGCCACGCCCAGAGCCTGGCCCGTCAACCCGCTGTCCAGCAACGGCTTCACATCCACCGCCTTGGCTGCCGTTGCCGCACCTCGCAGGTACTCGGCCTGTGGATAATCCCGGTCTTCCTGCAAGGCATCCATCCTGCACGCCTCGATGAATTCCTCGAAGCGTTGCGGGCGTCGGTATACGTCAAATTTCTGCAGCAGTTCCAGCAGCATTTCGGGGGCCAGCTCCATGGCGCGGTGCCCTTGCTCATGGAACTCACCTGCCAGTATCGCCAGTTCCTGGCACTCGCGGGGCGCCTTGAAGCGTTGGTTGACCGCCTTGATCTGCTTTCCCCCGAGGGCAAGTAGCAGGCAGGCCCAGCGTACAGCCAGAGGCTGCTGGTGCGCTGCGGCCTGTTGCAGCACATCGAGCGCGTGGCTGCCTTGGCTGGCCTCGCTATGGAACAGGGCGTCAACCTCCGGCATCAGCTCCTTGAGAGCACCGCAAGCGCGCAGCACTTCGATGAATACCTGGGGCTGGTCCTCCATCAGCGCGCGCTCGATTTCCTTCCAGCTGCGCTCTGCGGTAAGTGCTTGCAGTTCGCCCGAGGCACTGATCTGGCGCATCAGCTCCAGTGTTTCATCGGCTACGCGGAACCCCATTGGCGCATAGCGGGCGGCGAAACGTGCCACGCGCAGGACTCGTAGCGGATCTTCGGCGAACGCGAGGGAAACGTGGCGCAGGATGCGTTGGTCCAGGTCTGTTTTGCCATGGTAAGGATCGTGCAGGTTGCCGTGCTCGTCCTCGGCCATGGCATTGATGGTCAGATCACGGCGTATCAGGTCCTCTTCGAGGGTCACGTCGGGGCTGGCGTGGAAGGTGAACCCGCCATAACCGCGCCCACTCTTGCGCTCGGTGCGGGCCAGGGCGTACTCCTCACCGGTTTTGGGGTGAAGAAACACCGGGAAATCGGCGCCCACCGGGCGAAAACCCTGGGCCTGCATCTGTTCAACCGTGGCACCGACTACCAGCCAATCGACGTCGCTGACCGGGCGGCCGAGCAAGCGGTCGCGCACGGCGCCGCCAACCTTGTAGATCTGCATATGAAACCTCCATGAATGCCGACAGGATACCGTGTCGGCACGCATGGAGGAGGGTCATAGGTGATGAACTACGGCCAGGTCCATGCGCCCGTACTCACCAGACTCGCCATGTTCGCTGCGTGGCGGCATGTGGTGGGTCTTCATGATCTGGTCGCCCTGCACGGTTTCCAGGTGGATATCGAAGCCCCACAGGCGGTGTAGATGCTTGAGCACTTCGTCGGTGGAGTCGCCCAGTGGTTTGCGGTTGTGTTGCTGGTGGCGCAGGGTCAGGGAGCGGTCACCACGACGGTCGATGCTCCAGATCTGCACGTTGGGTTCGCGGTTGCCCAGGTTGTACTGGGCGGCCAGTTGCTCGCGGATGGTCCGGTAGCCGTCTTCGTCGTGGATCGCCGGTACCAGCAGGTCGTCGCGCTGGTCGTCGTCGAGGATGCTGAATAGCTTGAGGTCGCGGATCACCTTCGGTGAGAGGTACTGCAGGATGAAACTTTCGTCCTTGAAGCTACTCATGGCGAACTTGATCGTGGACAGCCAGTCGCTACCGGCGATGTCCGGGAACCAGCGGCGGTCCTCTTCAGTTGGGTGTTCGCACATGCGACGGATGTCAGTGTACATCGCAAAACCCAGGGCATAGGGGTTGATGCCGCTGTAGTACGGGCTGTCGAAGCCGGGTTGGAACACCACGCTGGTATGCG includes the following:
- a CDS encoding multifunctional CCA addition/repair protein, with product MQIYKVGGAVRDRLLGRPVSDVDWLVVGATVEQMQAQGFRPVGADFPVFLHPKTGEEYALARTERKSGRGYGGFTFHASPDVTLEEDLIRRDLTINAMAEDEHGNLHDPYHGKTDLDQRILRHVSLAFAEDPLRVLRVARFAARYAPMGFRVADETLELMRQISASGELQALTAERSWKEIERALMEDQPQVFIEVLRACGALKELMPEVDALFHSEASQGSHALDVLQQAAAHQQPLAVRWACLLLALGGKQIKAVNQRFKAPRECQELAILAGEFHEQGHRAMELAPEMLLELLQKFDVYRRPQRFEEFIEACRMDALQEDRDYPQAEYLRGAATAAKAVDVKPLLDSGLTGQALGVALKTERLSALRAYKAR
- the rpoD gene encoding RNA polymerase sigma factor RpoD, whose protein sequence is MSGKAQQQSRIKELITRGREQGYLTYAEVNDHLPEDISDPEQVEDIIRMINDMGINVFESAPDADALLLAEADTDEAAAEEAAAALAAVETDIGRTTDPVRMYMREMGTVELLTREGEIEIAKRIEEGIREVMGAIAHFPGTVDYIISEYDRVTAEGGRLSDVLSGYIDPDDNIAAPTEEVPIPGAKAAAAKEEEDEDDENTESDDEEEAESGPDPVVAAQRFGAVNDQLVITLKVLKKHGRTHAESIGAMQALADLFMPIKLVPKQFDALVERVRSALDRLRQQERAIMQLCVRDARMPRADFLRLFPSNETDQTWSGDLAKRNTKWAAALGEKDAAIVACQQKLIDLETETGLTVAEIKEINRRMSIGEAKARRAKKEMVEANLRLVISIAKKYTNRGLQFLDLIQEGNIGLMKAVDKFEYRRGYKFSTYATWWIRQAITRSIADQARTIRIPVHMIETINKLNRISRQMLQEMGREPTPEELGERMEMPEDKIRKVLKIAKEPISMETPIGDDEDSHLGDFIEDSTMQSPIDVATVESLKEATRDVLSGLTAREAKVLRMRFGIDMNTDHTLEEVGKQFDVTRERIRQIEAKALRKLRHPTRSEHLRSFLDE
- the folB gene encoding dihydroneopterin aldolase, producing the protein MDRVFIEGLEVDTVIGAYDWERDIRQCLRLDLSFAWDNRPAAAGDDLSLALDYASVSSRIQAFAEQARFELVETFAERLVAVLMEEFKIPWVRLKLTKPGAVPAARGGVGVEIERGCL
- the tsaD gene encoding tRNA (adenosine(37)-N6)-threonylcarbamoyltransferase complex transferase subunit TsaD is translated as MLVLGLETSCDETGVALYDSERGLLADALFSQIDLHRVYGGVVPELASRDHVKRMLPLIRQVLQEAGCVATEIDAIAYTAGPGLVGALLVGASCAQALAFAWDIPAIGVHHMEGHLLAPMLEEQPPEFPFVALLVSGGHTQLVRVDGIGRYELLGESLDDAAGEAFDKTAKLIGLNYPGGPEIARLAEQGTPGRFVFPRPMTDRPGLQFSFSGLKTFALNTWQQCRDAGDDNEQTRCDVSLAFQQAVVETLTIKCKRALKQTGLKRLVIAGGVSANKALRASLEDMLASIKGNVYYARPRFCTDNGAMIAYAGCQRLLAGQQQDLAISVQARWPMEQLPPV
- the dnaG gene encoding DNA primase, which encodes MAGLIPQSFIDDLLNRTDIVDVVSSRVQLKKTGKNLSACCPFHKEKSPSFTVSPDKQFYYCFGCGAGGNALGFVMDHDNLDFPQAVEELARAAGVEVPREEGRRGQKPRQPTDSPLYPLLEAAAEFYRQALRNHPTRKAAVEYLIGRGLSGEIARDFGLGFAPPGWDNLLKHLGADTLQQKVMIDAGLLIENAESGKRYDRFRDRVMFPIRDSRGRVIAFGGRVLGDDKPKYLNSPETPVFHKGQELYGLFEARKHNRNLDEIIVVEGYMDVIALAQQGLRNAVATLGTATSEEHLKRLFRVVPSVLFCFDGDQAGRKAAWRALESTLSSLQDGRRARFLFLPEGEDPDSLVRAEGTDAFQARINQHAQSLADYFFEQLSNEADPRSLEGKAHMATLATPLIEQVPGANLRQLMRNRLKEITGLDPQQMEQLAQNAPTPSVPDYDPGYDYDAMASYTPDFGDLPQPDYAPAQQEQRPWTPNKGGGKKQWDGKPWDKKGGKPWQRDGQREAPPRVPAPVEPPTLSALRTLLHHPLLAGKVEDAGHFADEKQLYSQLLVALIEAAQKNPKLSSMQLIARWHGTEQGRLLRALAEKEWLIDADNLEQQFFDTITSLSARQRERSLEHLISKSRLTGLDEDETSKLRDLLRRNVPAQNPTSSGA
- the rpsU gene encoding 30S ribosomal protein S21, giving the protein MPAVKVKENEPFDVALRRFKRSCEKAGVLAEVRSREFYEKPTAERKRKAAAAVKRHAKKVQREQRRAVRLY
- the folK gene encoding 2-amino-4-hydroxy-6-hydroxymethyldihydropteridine diphosphokinase, whose product is MSLSTVYLGLGSNIDRERHLCAGLDALAGILSGMHCSAVFESQAVGIKSGPFYNLVVRGQTELPLLELDRRLKLIEADNGRYAPDRKGLPLDIDVLMYDDLHGTFNGLVLPRAEILKNAFVLWPLSLLAPELVHPGEGKPMGQLWHEARIEQVLAPVPFEWRGLQLTRI
- the plsY gene encoding glycerol-3-phosphate 1-O-acyltransferase PlsY produces the protein MFWSLALLAYLLGSLSFAIVLSRLTGSPDPRSSGSGNAGATNMLRLAGRKLAILTLLGDLCKGMLPVLLARQVGLDPQEQAWVGICAVLGHLFPIYFRFQGGKGVATAAGMLMALYFPAALLAIGAWLLTFYLTRTSSLAALIATPLTLPLLAWREPEALLPMTVLTLLIVWRHRSNLRDLFAGRERHF